In Magnolia sinica isolate HGM2019 chromosome 12, MsV1, whole genome shotgun sequence, a single genomic region encodes these proteins:
- the LOC131220767 gene encoding BES1/BZR1 homolog protein 4-like produces MKEASVGGAAEERARRATEKEKTKLRERQRRSITTKIFNGLRKHGNYDLAPRADINDVLRALAGEAGWIVEADGTTYRAKKDRQLHPPQHCPTCIVSGNSSRTTASSLGGECSTTASPRHVSLQQPSSSSSGGPTAFAGPYLAPASDVSLTRLREDELKAYFQGGGHVDGVGYGLAGGPYSMLPRQQQQQHAFFMEARASNQNTPIGSPQHHV; encoded by the exons atgaaagaggcGAGCGTTGGAGGCGCGGCGGAAGAGAGAGCTCGTCGCGCGACTGAGAAGGAGAAGACGAAGCTCCGAGAGCGGCAGAGACGCTCGATCACCACCAAGATATTTAATGGCCTCAGGAAACACGGAAATTACGACCTTGCCCCTCGAGCCGACATCAACGACGTCCTCCGAGCCCTAGCCGGAGAAGCCGGTTGGATCGTCGAAGCCGACGGCACAACATACCGAGCCAAG AAGGATCGGCAGCTCCATCCGCCGCAGCACTGCCCTACATGTATCGTCTCAGGAAATAGCAGCCGTACGACGGCGAGCAGTTTGGGCGGGGAATGCTCCACGACGGCCTCTCCCCGCCACGTGTCACTCCAGCAGCCATCCAGCTCCTCCAGCGGCGGGCCCACCGCCTTCGCGGGTCCATACCTGGCCCCGGCTTCGGACGTCTCCCTCACCCGCCTGAGGGAGGACGAGCTCAAGGCGTATTTCCAGGGTGGCGGCCACGTGGACGGCGTGGGATACGGTTTGGCCGGTGGGCCCTACTCAATGCTTCCacgtcagcagcagcaacaacacgCGTTTTTCATGGAGGCAAGGGCCTCGAACCAGAACACACCCATCGGGTCCCCGCAGCACCATGTTTGA